From the Clarias gariepinus isolate MV-2021 ecotype Netherlands chromosome 3, CGAR_prim_01v2, whole genome shotgun sequence genome, one window contains:
- the zc3h7a gene encoding zinc finger CCCH domain-containing protein 7A: protein MSGVCQDRSSRWQSIEKGLQFIQSTLPFNGSQEEYELFLQDLVRNLFGEGNDVFCEGDWARSVEHYTEALGVSEYAESEDINIPCKTRERLYANRAAAYLHIGLHDQALEDCEQALQLNENNYRAQYRKARCLKELGRHQEAYDVIAKCSMAVPQDPKVIELTQQLAKILGLKIRKAYVRGKPALNVLTGSSGSGATNEKFDSSASVEEIEHDECQFTQIVGTLLPVNIPVCPPGSQKTEVEPQQRPVQATPKVTSAELPNPEPVPLVMPSVNGSKPSDSYTQLDLDGEILGDDLDELLDKAAPANLSMGIPTVTGPLPLASVIGTPCPIAAPLPPHTFMGHPILMPPPCTVTLPAPYHKPNASVYSFGLDSFPSQLDSLDSLSLSEPQPEKTFPLETGFGQHSFMMGSSERSLPTLPPMRMFSMPESSGYTQELPQQVDLSKNPLAETHEFRLACAVCFEKTGVGVLEFSYHPEEHKCKKDLLIGRIKHAENQTWKLIRPRPTKNQYMGLYYICKDVSNGEECKYPGHCTFAYCQEEIDVWTLERKGFISREMLCDPSASRGKINLTVSKILQEHQGIFLFLCEVCFDHKPRKISKPGICSHQVKPHGLDYYKCLVHLVKNPTLKYSKIRPYQSPCQLDLCRHAVRYGCQREDTCFFAHSFVELQVWIMQREQGITHEAIVQETKKFWNIENSLREQDLQAALKKFGPPNLKLQFVCGQCWRHGQLNEADKNKKYCSAKARHPWSKDRRVVLVSSVERKKWTEVRPLPMRKPAPTQFEICLHVAAGKKCQYIGNCTFAHSLEEKELWTYMKDNNIADMEQLYESWLQSQKLSSSDESSSSVAKENGKQIHMPTDYAEEVASNHCWLCGKNCNSEKQWQQHISSEKHKDRMFNSEDDQIGWQYRFPTGVFRVCDRFLKGTCSDGEKCTMAHGEEELKEWMDRRELLLMKLTKARNDHLIAPNDNDFGKYSFLLKDIN, encoded by the exons GTCTACACTGCCGTTTAATGGCTCTCAAGAAGAGTACGAG TTGTTTCTTCAGGACCTGGTGAGGAACCTGTTTGGCGAGGGCAATGATGTCTTCTGTGAAGGCGATTGGGCCCGATCTGTGGAACACTACACCGAGGCTTTAGGCGTCTCCGAATATGCAGAATCAGAAGACATCAACATACCCTGTAAAACGAGAGAGCGGCTGTATGCTAATCGCGCAGCAGCCTACTTACACATC GGTCTTCATGACCAAGCGTTAGAGGACTGTGAGCAAGCTCTCCAGCTGAACGAGAACAACTACAGAGCGCAGTACAGGAAAGCCCGATGTCTGAAAGAGCTCGGGAGACACCAGGAGGCCTATGATGTCATTGCTAAGTGCTCCATGGCAGTGCCTCAG GATCCCAAAGTGATTGAACTGACGCAACAACTTGCCAAAATATTGGGATTGAAAATTCGTAAAGCCTACGTGAGAGGCAAG CCTGCCTTAAATGTTCTAACCGGATCTAGTGGATCAGGAGCAACAAATGAAAAG TTTGACAGCTCTGCTTCGGTGGAAGAAATTGAACATG ATGAGTGCCAGTTCACTCAGATTGTTGGCACTTTGTTGCCAGTGAACATACCAGTTTGTCCTCCCGGAAGTCAGAAAACTGAAGTGGAGCCTCAGCAAAGACCTGTCCAGGCAACACCCAAAGTAACCTCCGCTGAACTGCCAAATCCTGAACCCGTTCCTCTGGTAATGCCCTCAGTGAATGGATCGAAGCCCAGTGATTCTTACACACAACTGGACTTGGATGGAGAAATCTTGGGAGATGATCTAGATGAATTGCTGGATAAAGCGGCTCCAGCTAACCTTTCCATG GGCATTCCTACAGTGACGGGTCCTCTCCCCCTAGCCAGCGTTATTGGTACGCCGTGTCCCATAGCTGCACCTCTTCCGCCCCACACCTTCATGGGCCACCCAATTCTCATGCCACCACCGTGCACCGTGACTCTGCCCGCGCCTTATCACAAACCCAACGCATCTGTCTACTCCTTCGGCCTGGACTCGTTCCCCTCACAGCTGGATTCGTTGGACAGCTTGTCTCTTTCAGAACCTCAGCCAG aaaaaactTTTCCTCTGGAAACAGGCTTTGGCCAGCATTCTTTTATg ATGGGCTCCAGTGAAAGATCCTTGCCCACTTTGCCACCCATGAGAATGTTCAGCATGCCAGAAAGCAGTGGTTATACCCAGGAGCTGCCACAGCAGGTGGACCTTTCCAAGAATCCGCTTGCTGAAACCCATGAGTTTAGACTCGCCTGTGCTGTTTGCTTTGAGAAAACCG GAGTTGGGGTGCTCGAGTTCAGCTATCATCCGGAGGagcataaatgtaaaaaggaCTTATTGATCGGAAGAATCAAACATGCGGAGAATCAGACATGGAAATTGATTCGGCCGAGGCCTACCAAAAATCAGTACATGGGGCTTTATTATATTTGCAAAG atgTTTCTAATGGAGAAGAATGTAAGTACCCTGGCCACTGCACGTTCGCGTACTGCCAAGAAGAAATTGATGTCTGGACCCTGGAGCGCAAAGGTTTCATCTCCAGAGAGATGCTGTGCGATCCAAGTGCGAGCCGAGGAAAGATTAATTTGACCGTTTCCAAAATCCTGCAGGAGCACCAAGGCATATTTTTGTTCCTTTGTGAG GTGTGCTTTGATCACAAACCCAGAAAAATCAGCAAACCTGGTATCTGCTCTCATCAAGTGAAACCGCATGGGTTGGATTATTATAA GTGCCTCGTCCATTTGGTAAAGAACCCTACGCTGAAGTACTCCAAAATCCGCCCGTACCAGTCTCCCTGCCAGCTGGATCTGTGTAGGCATGCGGTGCGCTACGGGTGTCAGCGAGAGGATACCTGCTTCTTTGCTCACAGCTTCGTCGAGCTCCAAGTCTGGATAATGCAGCGTGAGCAAG GTATTACACATGAAGCTATTGTTCAAGAGACAAAGAAGTTTTGGAATATCGAGAACAGCTTACGAGAACAG GATCTGCAGGCCGCCTTGAAGAAGTTTGGGCCTCCTAATCTTAAATTGCAGTTTGTGTGTGGGCAGTGCTGGAGGCACGGGCAGCTCAACGAGGCGGACAAGAACAAGAAGTACTGCAGCGCGAAAGCCAGACACCC CTGGTCCAAAGATAGACGAGTGGTTCTGGTTAGCTCAGTAGAGCGGAAGAAGTGGACAGAAGTTCGCCCTCTTCCTATGAGAAAGCCTGCACCTACTCAGTTTGAG aTTTGCTTGCATGTTGCTGCAGGCAAGAAATGTCAGTATATCGGAAACTGCACTTTTGCCCACAGCCTGGAGGAGAAAGAGCTATGGACGTATATGAAAGATAACAATA ttgcAGATATGGAACAGCTTTATGAGAGTTGGCTTCAGTCTCAGAAGCTCAGCAGCAGTGACGAGAGCTCAAGCAGTGTTGCTAAGGAGAATGGAAAGCAGATTCACATGCCCACGGACTATGCAGAGGAAGTG GCTAGCAACCATTGTTGGCTGTGTGGGAAGAACTGCAACAGCGAGAAACAGTGGCAGCAGCACATCAGCTCGGAAAAGCACAAGGACCGCATGTTCAACTCCGAGGACGACCAGATCGGCTGGCAGTATCGGTTCCCTACAGGAGTTTTCAGAGTCTGTGACCG GTTTCTCAAGGGCACGTGCTCCGATGGAGAGAAGTGTACCATGGCCCACGGCGAGGAGGAGCTGAAGGAGTGGATGGACCGCAGAGAACTCCTTTTGATGAAACTTACCAAAGCCCGAAACGATCACTTGATAGCGCCAAACGATAACGACTTTGGCAAATATAGTTTTCTGCTTAAagacattaattaa
- the snn gene encoding stannin, with the protein MSIMDHSPTTGVVTIIVTLIAIAALGALIFGCWCYLRLQRFTQCEDEESIVGEGETKEPFLLVQYSARVPRADLKSKLAPVGTESHS; encoded by the coding sequence ATGTCGATAATGGACCACAGCCCCACCACTGGCGTCGTGACGATCATAGTGACCCTGATCGCCATCGCCGCCCTGGGAGCGCTGATCTTCGGCTGCTGGTGCTACTTGCGCCTACAACGGTTCACTCAGTGCGAGGATGAGGAGAGCATCGTTGGCGAAGGCGAAACCAAAGAGCCTTTCCTCCTGGTGCAGTATTCTGCCCGTGTTCCTCGGGCAGACCTTAAAAGCAAACTCGCTCCTGTTGGCACCGAGAGCCACAGCTAA
- the litaf gene encoding lipopolysaccharide-induced tumor necrosis factor-alpha factor homolog — translation MASAPPMEFPVPVGAAAPPPSYDEAMGAGGLYPQGTAAPPMVQKAPAPYPTQPYAQMYPPPQPVAPMAGPPVVSVQTVYVQPTSFGDVPAQTCCPVCSQTVVTRMEHSSGTMAWLVCAGLCIIGCMYGCCLIPFCVDGLKDVTHFCPNCNHAIGSFKRL, via the exons ATGGCGAGTGCCCCTCCGATGGAGTTCCCCGTCCCGGTTGGTGCTGCGGCTCCACCGCCGTCTTATGATGAAGCAATGGGCGCGGGAGGCCTTTACCCACAAGGCACTGCGGCTCCTCCGATGGTCCAGAAGGCACCAGCCCCTTATCCAACACAGCCTTATGCTCAAATGTACCCGCCCCCTCAGCCTGTAGCCCCTATGGCAGGCCCACCCGTGG TTTCAGTGCAAACAGTGTACGTGCAGCCGACCTCGTTTGGAGACGTCCCAGCACAGACATGTTGTCCTGTGTGTTCTCAGACTGTGGTAACCCGAATGGAGCACAGTTCAGGCACCATGGCCTGGCTGGTCTGTGCAGGCCTGTGCATTATTGG CTGTATGTACGGGTGTTGCTTGATCCCCTTCTGTGTGGACGGCCTGAAGGATGTGACGCACTTTTGCCCCAACTGCAACCATGCTATTGGTTCTTTCAAACGGCTCTGA
- the rmi2 gene encoding recQ-mediated genome instability protein 2, whose product MMSESLSCASGEKPKRPPVKVLSSQLREASASSAGSGKPELSIRRLGGGGGALPVSVVWMQGTVLEAHTEQNSVLLLDETGNFHITGVNNIPRGKPCLSPGKYVMVMGIIQSHSPEPVLRAVKVADLSDNAAIHRKMWKYEVEDLQQTLP is encoded by the exons ATGATGTCTGAGAGCCTATCGTGCGCTTCTGGAGAAAAGCCGAAAAGGCCTCCGGTTAAGGTTCTCTCCAGCCAGCTGAGAGAGGCGAGCGCGAGCAGTGCGGGGAGCGGGAAGCCCGAGCTGAGTATCCGGAGACTGGGCGGAGGAGGCGGGGCTCTGCCGGTGTCGGTGGTGTGGATGCAGGGCACCGTGCTGGAAGCACACACTGAGCAGAACTCTGTCCTGCTTCTGGACGAGACCGGAAACTTTCACATCACCGGAGTTAATAACATCCCGAGAGGGAAACCCTGCCTCAGCCCTG GGAAATACGTGATGGTCATGGGCATCATCCAGTCACATAGTCCAGAGCCTGTGCTTCGTGCGGTGAAGGTGGCGGATCTTTCAGATAACGCAGCCATTCACAGAAAAATGTGGAAATATGAAGTTGAAGATCTGCAGCAAACTTTGCCATAA